Proteins found in one Candidatus Zixiibacteriota bacterium genomic segment:
- the cdaA gene encoding diadenylate cyclase CdaA, whose translation MALFEWDFLRFGFKDAVDVLVVSFIIYQALRLTKGTRSAQIIVGLSLLGGIAFVAYWFQLEGLTWLFSSLATVGFIVLVIVFQPELRGALAHIGQNPLFRRFVQLEQKKTLEEVSRAALRLAELRYGGLIVCERRTGLRNFAESGKEMNAELSSELLVTLFTPYTPLHDGAVIISGNYIVAAASSLPLTNNPRYHKLFGMRHKAAIGVSEVSDSVVVVVSEETSAISIAHNGVLESDIRKSELRDRLAEYLKK comes from the coding sequence ATGGCGCTGTTTGAGTGGGATTTTCTCCGGTTCGGTTTCAAGGATGCGGTCGATGTCCTGGTCGTGTCGTTTATCATCTATCAGGCGCTTCGACTGACCAAAGGGACAAGATCAGCGCAGATCATAGTTGGACTGTCGCTACTGGGGGGCATAGCGTTCGTCGCGTACTGGTTCCAGCTTGAGGGACTCACCTGGCTCTTTTCCAGTCTCGCGACTGTAGGCTTTATTGTTCTGGTCATTGTATTCCAGCCGGAGTTACGGGGTGCGCTTGCCCATATCGGCCAAAATCCGCTCTTTCGACGGTTCGTGCAGCTCGAACAGAAGAAGACTCTCGAAGAGGTCTCTCGCGCCGCGCTCCGCCTGGCCGAATTGCGCTACGGCGGTTTGATCGTCTGCGAGCGCCGAACCGGCCTCCGCAATTTCGCCGAGTCCGGCAAGGAAATGAACGCCGAACTATCCTCCGAGCTTCTTGTCACGCTCTTTACGCCCTATACGCCGCTGCACGACGGCGCAGTGATCATCTCCGGCAACTACATCGTGGCGGCGGCATCATCGTTGCCCTTGACCAACAACCCGCGCTACCACAAGCTGTTCGGGATGCGTCACAAGGCCGCGATTGGTGTGTCTGAGGTTTCCGATTCGGTGGTGGTGGTGGTTTCCGAGGAAACCAGTGCCATTTCAATCGCCCACAACGGCGTTCTGGAATCCGACATTCGCAAGTCCGAACTCCGCGACCGGCTGGCGGAATACCTGAAGAAGTGA